From Methanobrevibacter ruminantium, the proteins below share one genomic window:
- a CDS encoding archaetidylserine synthase, giving the protein MRLKSVGMGYFLAVPDVISILNLVFGFLAILMVIDNHLSYASLCILVAVVFDSVDGWVSRKLDRDDKFGFGKNIDSLADIVSFGVAPSVLLYYMGLGISDWAGYLMAIVAVLTLVCGMLRLTRYNVISDKINYHGFVGFPIPGTAIIIATYYLSGLFNVGVAAILMLFAAYLMISTIRYPKVDNYYVIGFGALMILLLLLPINVSIEAVNIPALALFVLALVYMFMTFLEFFIDTEEALTPENVNRNIGQVREITSNRLSVSLSSAKDAVKSMKESINQVSSGEIIGESKAAEDEKEEKEEKLLSIRTGEVEEE; this is encoded by the coding sequence ATGAGATTAAAAAGTGTAGGAATGGGATATTTTTTAGCTGTTCCAGATGTCATTTCAATATTGAATTTGGTATTTGGATTTTTAGCTATTTTAATGGTTATTGATAATCATTTATCATATGCATCATTGTGCATACTTGTTGCAGTTGTTTTTGACTCTGTAGATGGATGGGTTTCAAGAAAACTTGATCGTGATGATAAATTTGGTTTTGGAAAAAATATTGATTCTTTAGCAGACATAGTATCTTTTGGTGTTGCACCTTCAGTCCTTTTATATTATATGGGATTAGGAATATCTGACTGGGCAGGATACTTAATGGCAATTGTAGCTGTTTTAACACTTGTTTGCGGTATGTTAAGACTTACCCGTTACAATGTAATTTCAGATAAAATTAATTACCATGGATTCGTGGGATTCCCAATACCAGGTACCGCTATTATCATAGCTACTTATTACCTCAGCGGTTTATTTAATGTTGGAGTTGCTGCTATATTGATGTTATTTGCAGCTTATTTAATGATCAGTACAATCAGATATCCTAAAGTTGACAATTATTATGTGATTGGATTTGGAGCATTAATGATACTCCTATTGCTTTTACCTATTAATGTATCCATAGAGGCTGTAAATATTCCGGCTTTAGCATTGTTTGTATTAGCATTGGTCTACATGTTTATGACATTCTTAGAGTTCTTCATTGATACTGAAGAGGCTTTAACTCCAGAAAATGTTAACAGAAACATTGGACAAGTTAGAGAAATAACCTCTAATAGACTTAGTGTTTCCTTAAGTTCTGCAAAAGATGCTGTCAAATCAATGAAAGAATCTATTAACCAAGTTTCTTCTGGAGAAATTATTGGCGAAAGCAAAGCGGCAGAAGATGAAAAGGAAGAAAAGGAAGAAAAATTATTAAGCATTCGCACTGGTGAAGTGGAAGAGGAGTAA